The following proteins are encoded in a genomic region of Blastopirellula marina:
- a CDS encoding DUF1549 and DUF1553 domain-containing protein: MSRWQFSPVTSSPVALALTFVLAAGAFAADRSEDYGIPQVATINEKIRLGWEDYGISPSPEEIDTVWARRLFLDVLGRVPSVDELNEFARDRSRDKKKNLVDRLLFDDKYTEEYARNWTTVWTNVLIGRNGGTDNNSQISRPGMQKYLRDTFARNTHYDKMVEELVSATGANTPGMPGFNGAVNFYMDKLDEDGVQATAKTAQIFLGLQVQCTQCHNHPFNEWKQEKFWNMNAFFRQTRAMRGQMPGNANNGMRAMTLNNVDFMGEGRNIDNAEIYYELRNGLLKVAYPEFLDGQKIPTSGRISQVNRREELAKFITESDNLQEAIVNRYWGHFLGYGFTKPVDDMGPHNRPTHSELLTYLGQELRENSFDLKQLIRWIALSEAYSLSSKITKSNALDDPTVGEPPKFSHFYLRQMQAEQLYESLLIATQAHKTRGNYEEQEKKKSEWMQQFVTAFGTDEGDEATTFNGTIPQALMMFNGDLVMDAVSTKPGSFIYSMAAEGQDGKEAINHLYMATIARRPTRKELEAANYLIGIHKGNTAKALQDVFWALLNSNEFILNH; this comes from the coding sequence ATGTCACGATGGCAATTCTCTCCCGTCACATCCAGCCCGGTTGCTTTGGCGCTGACCTTTGTGTTGGCTGCAGGAGCATTTGCGGCAGATCGGTCTGAGGATTACGGCATACCTCAAGTCGCCACGATCAACGAGAAGATCCGTCTCGGCTGGGAAGATTATGGAATCTCCCCATCTCCGGAAGAAATCGACACCGTTTGGGCTCGTCGGTTGTTCCTCGATGTTTTGGGACGGGTGCCTTCGGTCGACGAACTGAATGAGTTCGCTCGCGATCGTTCGCGGGACAAAAAGAAGAATCTGGTCGATCGCCTCTTATTTGATGACAAATACACCGAAGAATACGCCCGTAATTGGACTACGGTCTGGACGAATGTCCTGATTGGTCGCAATGGCGGAACGGACAACAACTCGCAGATTAGTCGTCCTGGGATGCAGAAGTATCTGCGTGACACGTTCGCACGCAACACGCACTACGACAAAATGGTCGAAGAGCTGGTCAGTGCTACCGGTGCCAACACCCCTGGCATGCCTGGCTTTAACGGTGCTGTGAACTTCTACATGGACAAGCTAGACGAAGATGGTGTTCAGGCAACTGCCAAGACCGCTCAGATCTTCCTGGGTCTGCAAGTCCAATGTACTCAGTGCCACAATCACCCGTTCAACGAGTGGAAGCAAGAGAAGTTCTGGAACATGAACGCCTTCTTCCGACAAACTCGCGCCATGCGGGGCCAGATGCCTGGCAACGCCAACAATGGCATGCGGGCGATGACGCTGAACAACGTCGACTTCATGGGCGAAGGTCGTAATATCGACAACGCTGAGATTTACTACGAACTGCGTAATGGTCTCTTGAAGGTCGCTTACCCGGAATTCCTGGACGGCCAGAAAATTCCGACCAGTGGTCGTATCTCGCAGGTCAATCGTCGTGAAGAACTAGCCAAGTTCATCACCGAATCGGATAACCTGCAGGAAGCGATTGTGAATCGCTACTGGGGGCACTTCCTCGGCTACGGCTTCACCAAGCCGGTCGACGACATGGGGCCGCACAATCGTCCGACTCACTCAGAATTGCTGACCTACCTCGGTCAGGAATTGCGTGAAAACAGCTTCGACCTTAAGCAACTGATTCGTTGGATCGCACTGAGCGAAGCGTATAGCTTGTCCAGCAAGATCACCAAGAGTAACGCTCTGGATGATCCGACCGTAGGCGAGCCGCCGAAGTTCAGTCACTTCTATTTGCGACAGATGCAGGCTGAACAGCTGTACGAATCGCTGCTCATCGCAACCCAGGCCCACAAGACGCGGGGCAATTACGAAGAGCAGGAGAAGAAGAAGAGCGAGTGGATGCAGCAATTCGTTACTGCCTTTGGTACGGACGAAGGGGACGAAGCAACGACGTTCAACGGAACCATTCCACAAGCGTTAATGATGTTTAACGGCGACTTGGTGATGGATGCAGTCAGCACCAAGCCAGGAAGCTTCATTTACTCGATGGCAGCCGAGGGCCAGGATGGAAAAGAGGCGATCAATCACCTCTACATGGCCACCATCGCACGTAGACCGACTCGCAAGGAGTTGGAAGCTGCGAACTACTTGATTGGTATTCATAAAGGGAACACGGCGAAGGCACTGCAAGATGTCTTCTGGGCCCTGTTGAATAGTAACGAGTTTATCCTGAATCACTAA
- a CDS encoding RNA polymerase sigma factor: MLLVRDDDAAAFEELMLRYQRRVVTVLEHLVGKRDLAEDLAQDVFMRVYRSRKTYVPGSRFSTWLFTIVNNVASNARRSLARRKEVQIINSADQSGSQPADPLERMATAASGLMPTRQLDKTEMGSIVRQAVQSLNERQRMAVLLSKFEDMSYNDIAETMGMSVQAIKSLLSRARANLKEALAPYLQEGTVP, encoded by the coding sequence ATGCTCCTGGTGCGCGATGACGACGCCGCAGCGTTCGAGGAACTGATGCTGCGATATCAACGCCGTGTCGTAACCGTATTGGAACATCTAGTCGGCAAACGAGATCTCGCCGAAGACTTGGCGCAGGACGTGTTCATGCGCGTTTACCGCTCGCGCAAGACGTATGTGCCAGGCTCACGATTCTCGACGTGGCTGTTCACCATCGTGAATAACGTGGCGAGCAATGCGCGGCGGAGCTTAGCGCGACGGAAAGAAGTCCAAATCATCAATTCGGCTGATCAGTCGGGCTCGCAGCCGGCCGATCCGCTGGAACGCATGGCGACCGCGGCCAGCGGGCTGATGCCGACACGACAACTTGATAAGACCGAAATGGGCAGCATCGTTCGCCAAGCCGTCCAGTCACTTAACGAGCGACAACGCATGGCCGTGCTGCTCTCGAAATTTGAAGATATGAGCTACAACGACATTGCCGAAACTATGGGAATGTCGGTCCAAGCCATCAAGTCCCTACTATCCCGGGCCCGAGCTAACTTGAAGGAAGCTCTAGCGCCCTACCTTCAGGAAGGAACCGTTCCCTAA
- a CDS encoding zf-HC2 domain-containing protein, translating to MIDPTAHPDEQTETDELLAAYLDNELSETERALVETRLADDDAFRQRLDELDRTWDMLDSLPKVDLDDEKFVRTTVEMITVQASQEVKQFEESKRRTATARKVGIALALVALVIVGYLVTEWQLNRPDRTLVENLTVIENVDELELVEDIEFLEALKNEGLFTGESNDES from the coding sequence ATGATCGATCCCACTGCCCATCCCGATGAACAAACCGAGACCGACGAGCTTTTGGCCGCGTATCTCGATAACGAACTTTCCGAGACGGAGAGGGCGTTAGTCGAAACGCGCCTTGCCGATGACGACGCGTTTCGCCAACGCTTGGACGAACTCGATCGTACGTGGGATATGCTCGACTCGCTTCCCAAGGTCGATCTTGATGACGAGAAGTTCGTGCGCACCACGGTCGAGATGATTACCGTGCAAGCATCGCAAGAGGTGAAGCAATTCGAAGAGAGCAAGCGACGCACGGCGACGGCGCGCAAGGTGGGTATCGCCCTAGCTTTGGTCGCCCTGGTAATCGTCGGTTATCTGGTTACCGAGTGGCAATTGAACAGACCGGATCGGACGCTCGTCGAGAATTTGACGGTGATCGAGAACGTTGACGAACTCGAACTGGTTGAGGACATCGAGTTCTTGGAAGCCCTCAAGAACGAAGGGCTGTTCACCGGGGAGAGCAACGATGAATCGTAG
- a CDS encoding GNAT family N-acetyltransferase — MTDGETPFSITASHTLQSPEQVQICTWLREYNWQANHSFMDRAANESQFETPLLLLARREDAVVGGLIANKRLTWLRISIMAVDPKLRGQGIGSQLIAEAERWGKEHSCCYLYIDTMQYQSPEFYRQAGFNVVGELPDWDSHGHTKFFLMKSI, encoded by the coding sequence ATGACTGATGGGGAAACTCCTTTCTCAATAACAGCATCTCATACGCTTCAATCGCCAGAGCAGGTCCAAATCTGTACTTGGCTTCGTGAATACAACTGGCAAGCGAATCACTCGTTTATGGATCGGGCCGCGAACGAGTCCCAGTTCGAAACGCCGCTGCTTTTGCTCGCGCGAAGGGAAGACGCCGTCGTAGGTGGACTGATCGCCAACAAGCGACTGACGTGGCTGCGAATCTCGATTATGGCGGTTGATCCGAAACTGCGAGGGCAGGGGATTGGTAGTCAGCTGATTGCCGAGGCCGAACGCTGGGGCAAAGAGCATTCGTGCTGCTACCTTTACATCGACACAATGCAATACCAATCGCCCGAGTTTTACCGCCAAGCTGGATTCAATGTCGTTGGCGAACTGCCTGATTGGGATTCGCACGGGCACACGAAGTTTTTTCTCATGAAATCGATTTGA
- a CDS encoding alpha/beta hydrolase family protein: MRIAIPITLFLLTLVPHIISADDNVAPNRLPRENLLIYRDAGNYLQPVRTKDDWQKRRSEILAGMQKVMGTLPGDEKRCPLEVKVHEEVDCGKYVRRLISYQSEPGSRVPAYLCIPKGALEEGAVPVSAALCLHGTDNTIGHGTVVGLGRPNRNYAGELAERGWVTLAPNYPQLAKYQPNLEKLGWESGTLKAVWDNIRGLDLLDTLPYVKHEKYAAIGHSLGGHNSVYTAVFEPRIAAVVTSCGLDSYLDYYEGKPEVWQPGRGWTQDRYMAKLADYRNRLDEIPFDFHEMVGAIAPRSVLIIAPLKDSNFRYESVDKVAAAARQIYQLYKQPQQLQVLHPDVEHDFPPEMRAAAYAFLEGSLVDNSVEQ; encoded by the coding sequence ATGCGTATTGCAATCCCGATTACCTTATTCTTGCTAACTCTTGTCCCGCATATCATCAGCGCCGACGATAACGTTGCCCCGAACCGATTACCGCGTGAAAATCTGCTGATCTATCGCGATGCAGGCAATTACCTACAACCAGTTCGAACAAAGGACGATTGGCAGAAGCGCCGGTCGGAGATTTTGGCCGGCATGCAAAAGGTAATGGGCACACTTCCCGGTGACGAGAAACGTTGTCCTCTCGAAGTTAAAGTGCACGAAGAAGTCGACTGCGGCAAGTACGTGCGACGTCTGATCAGTTACCAATCGGAGCCAGGATCGCGAGTTCCCGCATATCTTTGTATTCCCAAAGGCGCCTTAGAGGAGGGCGCGGTCCCCGTTTCGGCGGCACTTTGCTTACATGGCACCGACAACACGATTGGGCACGGGACCGTGGTTGGACTTGGCCGCCCCAATCGGAATTACGCCGGCGAACTTGCCGAACGTGGTTGGGTGACGCTCGCCCCCAATTACCCGCAACTCGCGAAATACCAGCCGAACCTTGAAAAGCTTGGCTGGGAAAGCGGGACCTTAAAAGCGGTGTGGGACAACATTCGTGGACTCGATCTTCTCGATACGTTGCCGTACGTGAAGCATGAAAAGTATGCCGCAATCGGTCATTCGCTGGGTGGGCACAATTCCGTCTACACCGCCGTCTTTGAACCTCGAATCGCCGCAGTAGTCACCAGCTGTGGTCTCGATTCTTACCTCGATTATTACGAGGGAAAGCCGGAGGTCTGGCAGCCCGGTCGCGGCTGGACTCAGGATCGCTATATGGCCAAGCTAGCCGATTATCGCAATCGCCTCGACGAGATTCCGTTCGACTTTCATGAAATGGTCGGCGCGATTGCGCCTCGATCAGTACTGATTATTGCTCCCCTGAAGGACAGTAACTTCCGTTACGAAAGCGTCGATAAAGTTGCAGCGGCGGCCCGACAAATCTATCAGCTTTACAAGCAGCCTCAGCAGTTGCAGGTATTGCATCCAGATGTTGAGCATGACTTCCCGCCAGAAATGCGTGCGGCTGCTTACGCGTTCCTCGAAGGCTCGCTTGTTGACAACTCGGTCGAGCAATAG
- a CDS encoding mechanosensitive ion channel family protein encodes MVWNRLFSSLLVVSLIAAPALAQESGSQQKSNSSSEKSKQAAGDYYVVEALNEGVPESSQPVDLSTPLATVENFIFACRDQDYEHAAQSLNFELIPETQRNQAGELARKFYYALNQRLWIDIEDLPDRPDGQMTNRIGNDSPMAGKPRRSIRLGAIDIDDWKQVRVRIQRVKVAGQEPVWLFSPQTVEKISMLYEEFGPSWIEGFIPSWAKTRLAGKVPVWEWVALLLFIMLGAAIGYLTQHATSYIILHRQKKERMWFERLIEAVRLPLSFASAAFAIYALKESFLSLTAPVNTVLNPIMLLTVVGSIAWLILRGLEVATSFTMDRYVNTFDDDVEGAQKGLLTKISVARRLVTMIAAFAVLGVLLVQLNVFDAVGYGLLASAGVSTVILGIAAQPILGNLFAGLQIALTQPVRIGDSVLFEGNWGHVEDIKFTYLTIRTWDKRRLIVPLQYLVSQPVENWTKISPDLTRPIKVYVDYTTDVQKIREKFEDMATQHELWDEQSEPTVQVTGCSEEAMEIRALCHAKNPGDAWDLHCEMREKLIAYVQELESGEYLPRERIRMTNRSTQQNGSVL; translated from the coding sequence ATGGTGTGGAATCGATTGTTTAGTAGTCTGCTGGTTGTTTCTCTTATCGCCGCTCCAGCGCTTGCCCAAGAAAGCGGTAGCCAGCAGAAAAGCAATTCTTCGAGCGAGAAATCGAAGCAGGCAGCTGGTGACTATTATGTTGTTGAAGCCTTAAATGAGGGCGTGCCAGAGAGTTCTCAGCCAGTTGATCTCAGCACACCGCTGGCGACCGTCGAGAACTTCATCTTTGCTTGCCGCGATCAAGACTACGAGCACGCGGCGCAATCGTTGAATTTCGAGCTGATCCCCGAAACGCAACGCAATCAGGCAGGCGAATTGGCCCGCAAGTTCTACTATGCCTTGAATCAGCGGCTCTGGATTGATATCGAAGATTTGCCTGATCGGCCCGATGGTCAGATGACCAATCGCATCGGCAACGATAGTCCCATGGCCGGCAAGCCACGACGCAGTATCCGTTTGGGAGCGATCGATATAGATGACTGGAAACAAGTTCGTGTGCGGATTCAGCGGGTTAAGGTAGCCGGACAGGAACCAGTCTGGTTGTTCTCGCCCCAGACGGTCGAAAAGATTTCGATGCTCTACGAAGAGTTCGGGCCTAGCTGGATCGAAGGTTTTATCCCCAGCTGGGCGAAGACACGCCTCGCCGGGAAAGTGCCGGTTTGGGAGTGGGTTGCTTTGCTGCTCTTCATCATGCTGGGAGCCGCCATTGGCTACCTCACACAGCATGCGACCAGTTACATCATTCTGCACCGTCAAAAGAAAGAAAGGATGTGGTTTGAACGACTGATTGAGGCGGTTCGACTTCCGCTGTCATTTGCGAGCGCGGCGTTTGCGATTTATGCACTTAAAGAATCATTTCTTTCCCTTACGGCACCGGTGAACACGGTACTCAATCCGATCATGCTGTTGACCGTCGTCGGCTCGATTGCTTGGTTGATTTTACGTGGATTGGAAGTAGCAACCAGCTTCACCATGGATCGCTACGTCAATACATTCGACGACGATGTCGAAGGTGCTCAGAAAGGGCTGCTGACCAAGATTAGTGTTGCACGTCGCTTGGTTACCATGATTGCAGCCTTCGCGGTGTTGGGGGTCCTATTGGTACAGCTAAATGTGTTTGACGCGGTCGGCTATGGCCTATTGGCGTCGGCTGGCGTCTCAACTGTGATTCTCGGGATTGCTGCTCAGCCCATTCTTGGCAACCTGTTTGCTGGCCTTCAGATCGCGTTGACCCAACCAGTTCGAATTGGCGATAGCGTTCTCTTCGAGGGGAATTGGGGGCACGTTGAGGATATCAAGTTCACCTACCTCACGATCCGAACGTGGGACAAACGACGCTTGATCGTTCCTCTTCAGTACTTGGTGTCGCAGCCGGTTGAAAACTGGACCAAGATTAGTCCCGACCTGACCCGACCAATCAAGGTTTACGTCGATTACACAACCGACGTGCAAAAGATTCGGGAGAAGTTCGAGGATATGGCAACTCAGCACGAACTATGGGATGAACAGAGCGAACCGACCGTGCAAGTGACCGGTTGTTCCGAGGAAGCGATGGAGATTCGCGCACTCTGTCACGCCAAGAACCCGGGCGATGCCTGGGACTTGCACTGTGAAATGCGTGAAAAGTTGATTGCGTATGTCCAAGAGTTGGAAAGTGGCGAGTATCTACCACGCGAACGGATTCGCATGACCAACCGCAGCACGCAGCAGAACGGCAGCGTCCTCTAA